GCTTCGTAGTGGCTGTGCGGTAGCACGTTCACGGTGTCGGCACCCATCCGTTCGCGCACGAAGCCGGACTGCTGGAATGCCGGCGCGATCTCGTCGAGCACCCGGAAGGTCGCCTCGAAGAGCGCGTGGTCGATGAACTGACCCTCACCCGTGAGCTCTCGGGCCCGGAGCGCGAGCAGCACGCCCACGGCGCCGTACAGCCCGGAGATGTAGTCGGCCAGCGACGTGGAGCCAGGGGTCACCGGACGTCCGCCCGGCTCGCCCGCGAGGTACGCGAGGCCGGAGAACGCGTGCGCGATGCGAGCGAAGCCCGGCTGGTCGCTCATCGGCCCCGACTGCCCGTAGGCCGACACACGCAACAAGATCACGCCGGGATTGAGCGCTCGCATGGCGGCGTAGTCGAGACCCCAACGCTCCAGCACACCGGGGCGGAAGTTCTCGATCACGACGTCGACCTCGGCGATCAGGCCGCGGAGCAGCTCGACACCTCGGGGGTCGCCCATGTCGATGGTGACCGACCGCTTGTTGCGGGCCTCGCTGAGCCACACGAGCGTGTCGCCGCACTCGGTCTCAGTGCCGAACTGCCGGAGGCGGTCGCCGCTGCCGGGCCGCTCGACTTTGATCACGTCGGCGCCGAACTCGCCGAGGATCGTGGCGCAGAAGGGACCCGCGATGTACGTGCCGAGGTCGAGCACGCGGATGCCGTCGAGGGCGTGGACGCCCGGTGTCGGCGTCGCGGGCTCCGGGTCGTCGTCGGCAGTCGGCGTCGTCATCGTGTTCGTCTCGGGAGGGTTGGTGGTTCTCGCCACGCGCCGGCACCGGGCGGAGCCTGCCCGGCGAGTGAGCGGCCCGCGCAAGAGTGACCTTCGCGCCTGGGGATAAGTCTATTCTCAACTGCAGCGCCGCGGTAACCTCGCCGCATTCGAACGCAGGGGGACCATACGTGAAGCACTGGGTCACCTACCCGTTGGTCAACCACCCGGCCAACACGGAGCTGATGTCGCACGCCGCGATCCGGGCGTTCGCCGAGACGGCGGAAGCGGCGGGTTTCGACGGCATCGGGTTCACCGACCACCCCGCACCCACCGACCGGTGGCTGCAAGCAGGCGGCCATGACGCACTCGACCCTTTCGCCGTGCTGGCGTACGTCGCGGCGATCACCGAGCGATTGCGTCTGATCCCCAACATCTGCGTGCTGCCGTACCGCAACCCGTTCGTGGTGGCAAAGGCGGTTGCCACCATCGCGATGTTGTCGAACGACCGGTTCATCTTGGCGGCCGGCACCGGTTACCTGCGCGGCGAGTACCGCGCGCTCGGCGTCGACCCCGATGAGCGCAATGGCCGCTTCGACGAGGCGCTCGCGGTGCTGCAGGGCGTGTGGACCACCGACGACTTCGCGTTCGACGGCGAGTACTTCCACGCGGTCGGCCAGACCGCCAACCCGAAGCCGGCCAAGCGGGTCCCGATCTGGATCGGCGGCAACAGCGCGCAAGCGCGACAGCGGGTGGCCACCGTCGGCGACGGATGGAACCCGTTCGCCGCGCCCAGAGTTGTGGCCAAGACCGCGCGCACTCCCCCGCTCGAGTCCGCCGACGACTTGGCGGCACTGCTCGACGACCTGTGGCGGCGCGTCGACGAAGCCGGCCGCGACCGCGCCACGATCGACATCGCGTTCACGACGAACGAAGGCGGCGACCCAGCTGGCGACCACTTCGACTCGGCGGCCCACCTCGAAGGGCTCGAGCGGCTGGCGTCCATCGGCGTCACCTGGGCATCGGCAGGTGTGCCGGGCGACTCGCTCGCGCACGCGCTCGAGACGTTGGAGCGCTACGGCCGCGAGGTGATCGCGGTCGAACGCCGCGGCTGACTCGACCTCAGCGAGGACCGAGCACCCAGTCATCGCCGAGGCGGTACCACCCACCGGCGGCATGGGTGCCGCCGTCGACGTGCAACGTGTGCCCGGTGACGTACGCCGACAGATCCGAGGCGAGGAACACGGCGGCGCCGGCGAGGTCGGCCACCGTCCCGGCCCGTCCCATCGGGATGCCGGCGCCGAGGTCGCGGGCGGGCTCGTCACCCACCCCAGCTGCCGCGAGGGCGGCAAGGCCTTCGGTGAGGCAGACATCCGGCGCGAGCGCGTTGACTCGGATGCCGTACGTGGCGAGCTCCACGGCAGCGGTCTGGGTGAAGTTCACGACCCCGGCCTTGGCGGCGGCGTAAGCCGCATAACCCGGAGCGGCGCGCACGCCTTCGATCGACGTGACGTTGATGATGCTGCCGCCGCTCCCCCGCTCGACCATCGACCCCGCGACCCGCCGGGTGGCGCGCAGCACATGACCCAAGTTGGCGCGGTGCAGGGCGTCGAAACCGTTGTCGGAGGTGGTCAGCAACGGGCGATGGAACGCGCCGCCGGCGTTGTTCACGAGCACGTCGATCTGCCCGAACCGGTCGAGGGTCGTGGCGAGCGCGGCATCCAACGCGACGCCGTCGCGCACGTCGACCACCACCGCCAGACCACCGACCGCTGCCGCGACCTCCGCCGCGGTCGCTGGGTCCTGCTCCCAGATCGCCACCGATGCGCCGAACGTGGCGAAGCCCTCGGCGATCCCCCGGCCGATACCGGCGCCACCGCCGGTCACGACTGCGACCTTGCCGTCGAGCCGTGCTGCGTCGCCAGCAAGCGACGGTCGGTCCGCGGACGCCGCGCGCGGGGCGTCGGTCATGCCCCGCTCCATCGGGTCGGCGCCCTCACACCGCTGGTTGTATCACCACGTCCATCGACGACGCGCCGCTCTCGGGCACGCGCGGCTGGCGCCACACCTCGACCGGGAACGACACGGTGACCAACGAGGAGAACAGCCACAACAAGTTCTGGTCCTCGTCGGAGATGTCGTCGAGCGACACGCCCTCGAGGTAGTCGGCACCCGCTTCGAGCCGCGGGAAGGCCGCGTCGTAGAACTCCTGCAGCTCGTCCATCGTGCTGTCCAAGCGGCGCGCATAGCGGTGGTACTCGGAGTAGACGGCCCACTTCGGCGCGAACGGCTCGAGATCGGCGAAAGCCTCGGGAAGCATCGGCATCTGGGCTCCTCAGGATACGGCCGAGATCTGCACCGACGAGCTCGACTGCTGGCTCTGGCGGTACTCCTCGACGTACTTCTCAGCGGTGTTGTGGAGATGGCGCAAGGCGATCTCCTGGTCGTTCAAGGGGAACTCGCGGATCACCCGGGTCTCGAGCATCGACTGCGTGGCCTCGAGGGTGTTCGCGTCCTGGAGTCCGTACTCCTTGAAGGTGACGACCGCCAGCTCCTGCTGCAGGCGCTCGAAGGCGTTCTCCGGCGGCACGAAGTACAAGGTGCCTTCGAAGATGTGGGTGTTGTACGACGTCGGCCAGTAGTGGTACGTGAGATACCAGTTCGGCTTCCAGATCAGGATCATGAAGTTCGGGAAGAACAGGAACGAGTCCTCACCCCAGGCGGGGTGTTTGGCCGGGTTGACGAACTCGGGGATCTCGCCGATGTCGGGTGCGTCCCACACCCCGAACAAGCCGCTTCGCAGCACGCGCTCGATGGGCTTCACCATGTTCAGGTCTTTCGGCGGCGCCATGCCGCCCCACGACGACACCAGCGAGTGCGGGCCGTCGATGTCGTATGCCAAGGCCTCGTAACCGAAGCCCTGCAACTTGCGGGACTCGTCGGCCACGGCTTGCTTCGCGTGCAGAACAGGTGCGTGGTAGAACTCCATGAACGCGTCGATGAAGAGCTTCCAGTTCGCTCCGATCTCGGCGCGGTAGCGGTGCACCTCGGTCATCTTCTCGAACGGGTAGTGCTCGATCCCGGCGCCGAAGCGACCGAGGTACTCGCGCAAGTCCGGGGCTTCGGGGTCGAAGTTCACGAAGATGAACCCGGCCCAGGTGTCGCAGCGAACCGGGACCAGGCCGAACTGCGCCATGTCGAGGTCGAAGAACTCCGACTCCTGTTGCACGAACGTGAGGGCGCCGTCGAGGTCGTATCGCCAGCCGTGGTACTTGCACGTGAACTGGCGGCACGTGCCGCTCGACTCCTCGCGGGGGTAGTCCTGCCACACGAGCTTGTTGCCGCGATGGCGACAGATGTTGTGGAAGCACCGCACCTCGCCCGCCTTGTCGCGGACCAAGATCACCGACGTCCCCGCCGCGTCGAGCTCGCGCGTGAAGTACGTGCCGTTGCGCGGGAGTTGCTCCACGCGGCCGACGTTCAGCCACGTCTTTTGAAAGATCGCCTTGCGCTCGAGCTCGTAGATCTCCGGCGAGATCGAGTCCTCGTAGGAGCGAGGAGCGGTGTCCATGGCGAAGTGCTCGGTCCAGCTGCCTTCGGGCGGCTTCGGAAAGTGGGCCATGTTCGTGGGTCCCTCCGTCAGGTCGACGGTTACGATATCACGAATCTCGCATTGCGAGAAGGTCGTTTCCGGGCAAGTCGTCGTCGACTTCGACCTGGAACGAGAGGAACGCCATCGCAAGCAGGTCGTACGTGCCGACCGTGAACACCAGGTCCATGAGCTCCTGGGTGTCGAACTCGGCGGCCAGGACGTCCCACGTCGCACCGCCGATGCGGGCGTGGGCGACCAACTCGTCGCAAGCCTGGAGCATCGCCCGGTCACGGGCCGACCAGCCAGGTGCACCGGGGCCCGCCGCGATCGCGCGGATCTCGTCGTCGGACAAACCGTTGTCGCGCCCGAGCACCACGTGCTGGCACCACTCGTAGTCGGACTTCCGCAACGCCGACACCCGCAGGATCAGCAGCTCACGGTCGCGCGTCGAGAGCGTGGACACGAACAGGACATGCGCGGTCAACGTGTGGAACGCAGTGGCCAAGTCGGGGTGCTGCGCCAATGTGCCGAGCGCATTCAGGCCTTTCGAGCGGTTCTCGTCGCGCCGGGGGAACGGGTGGCGGGGGTGTGCGGGCCGCATGGCGGCGAGCGCCGCCCTCATGCCCTCGGGCCATTCCTTCGGCGGCAACGGGGGGATGCGT
This region of Acidimicrobiales bacterium genomic DNA includes:
- a CDS encoding carboxymuconolactone decarboxylase family protein; translated protein: MSPRIPPLPPKEWPEGMRAALAAMRPAHPRHPFPRRDENRSKGLNALGTLAQHPDLATAFHTLTAHVLFVSTLSTRDRELLILRVSALRKSDYEWCQHVVLGRDNGLSDDEIRAIAAGPGAPGWSARDRAMLQACDELVAHARIGGATWDVLAAEFDTQELMDLVFTVGTYDLLAMAFLSFQVEVDDDLPGNDLLAMRDS
- a CDS encoding aromatic ring-hydroxylating dioxygenase subunit alpha; translated protein: MAHFPKPPEGSWTEHFAMDTAPRSYEDSISPEIYELERKAIFQKTWLNVGRVEQLPRNGTYFTRELDAAGTSVILVRDKAGEVRCFHNICRHRGNKLVWQDYPREESSGTCRQFTCKYHGWRYDLDGALTFVQQESEFFDLDMAQFGLVPVRCDTWAGFIFVNFDPEAPDLREYLGRFGAGIEHYPFEKMTEVHRYRAEIGANWKLFIDAFMEFYHAPVLHAKQAVADESRKLQGFGYEALAYDIDGPHSLVSSWGGMAPPKDLNMVKPIERVLRSGLFGVWDAPDIGEIPEFVNPAKHPAWGEDSFLFFPNFMILIWKPNWYLTYHYWPTSYNTHIFEGTLYFVPPENAFERLQQELAVVTFKEYGLQDANTLEATQSMLETRVIREFPLNDQEIALRHLHNTAEKYVEEYRQSQQSSSSVQISAVS
- a CDS encoding CoA transferase; this encodes MTTPTADDDPEPATPTPGVHALDGIRVLDLGTYIAGPFCATILGEFGADVIKVERPGSGDRLRQFGTETECGDTLVWLSEARNKRSVTIDMGDPRGVELLRGLIAEVDVVIENFRPGVLERWGLDYAAMRALNPGVILLRVSAYGQSGPMSDQPGFARIAHAFSGLAYLAGEPGGRPVTPGSTSLADYISGLYGAVGVLLALRARELTGEGQFIDHALFEATFRVLDEIAPAFQQSGFVRERMGADTVNVLPHSHYEAADGRWIAIACTNDDMFRRLAGAMGAPELAAADRFGTKERRLAARDEVNALVGKWVGSMDRDAVLAACRAAEVPAGPLYSIAEIFEDEQYQHRNTITTHDSRIGPLAVPNVMPVLSGTPGEIRWLGASLGAHTDEVLSELLGRTPSELEELRRDGVI
- a CDS encoding SDR family oxidoreductase, with amino-acid sequence MTDAPRAASADRPSLAGDAARLDGKVAVVTGGGAGIGRGIAEGFATFGASVAIWEQDPATAAEVAAAVGGLAVVVDVRDGVALDAALATTLDRFGQIDVLVNNAGGAFHRPLLTTSDNGFDALHRANLGHVLRATRRVAGSMVERGSGGSIINVTSIEGVRAAPGYAAYAAAKAGVVNFTQTAAVELATYGIRVNALAPDVCLTEGLAALAAAGVGDEPARDLGAGIPMGRAGTVADLAGAAVFLASDLSAYVTGHTLHVDGGTHAAGGWYRLGDDWVLGPR
- a CDS encoding LLM class F420-dependent oxidoreductase, with protein sequence MKHWVTYPLVNHPANTELMSHAAIRAFAETAEAAGFDGIGFTDHPAPTDRWLQAGGHDALDPFAVLAYVAAITERLRLIPNICVLPYRNPFVVAKAVATIAMLSNDRFILAAGTGYLRGEYRALGVDPDERNGRFDEALAVLQGVWTTDDFAFDGEYFHAVGQTANPKPAKRVPIWIGGNSAQARQRVATVGDGWNPFAAPRVVAKTARTPPLESADDLAALLDDLWRRVDEAGRDRATIDIAFTTNEGGDPAGDHFDSAAHLEGLERLASIGVTWASAGVPGDSLAHALETLERYGREVIAVERRG